ACCATCAACACCTGGGCTAGAATTGAGGGGCTAAGACCATCAGTCGGGCagccttttctttctttgcACGACTGGTGGGCCAAGTTAGCGCGGGTGCCCTCCAACGATACAAGAGGTTTACGTAGCCTCATCATGCTGGTGATTTGGGAAATTTGGCTTGAACGCAATGCAAGAATTTTCAAGCACAAGGAAACGCCGTGCCCGATGGTGATCTCAAGGATTAAGGACCAAGCGAGTTGCTGGATGGCGGCGGGCGCCAAGCACCTGACGGTGCTCTTGGCGTAGGGgtttctctttccttttcttttgctggCCAACCAGTCTCTCCTTTTTTGTGAGATCCTATGCTCGAGCTTGTACAGTGCTAACTCTTTTGTTCTTGCCCATCGAGCGTCCTTCTTTTTAATATAGCGAGCAGCTCTCCTGCcggttcgtttcaaaaaaaaaaattaatggactagatgcttagccatgcttagaaTTAGTCTATCACTTGTGAGGAAATTCTTGGAATAGGATCACACTACACTCACTTGGTTACCTTGATCGCACATGTTCGATATAGGCTATGATTGGAAGGGTTGGTGATGGTTATGTTGGAAAGTTGGTTTCGTGATTTGGGCGAATTGTTAGGGCCTAGTGAAAGGAGTCTCGGAGGCATAGTCCACTTGAatcgtttaaggaccgtccgtggatgacCGCGATTTTAAGCATTTTATcatgctaccacatatcctaaATAATGGTAGAGATGAGCcgattaccttctttgacttcgTCTTTGATGCAcggtcctagatacgtggccaaggggCTTTGTAGAGAGGCTTAGGGGTGTCCCCGGTGGACCTAGGTGACTCTCCGCGTAAGCTAGGCGTGATGTTCATTGATTGAGGCTTGTTGGGAATGGTTGATGCGAGTACCCTCTTATCTAACTTGGCCAGTTGGGGAGCCGCATGGTCCTTGTGTCGTGTGGGGTAAAgaagtacacccttgcaaggtttaaatccattcgaattgccgcgctctcggatatgagctcGCTCTTTGTTTGCCGAATTCTTCGTAGAAAGTTCACTTATGTTGGAGATGGTTCATGGTACTCTTATGGTTAATTACTTGGTTTACTCATAATCAACTAAAACTTGAGTTGAGGGTTGGGCAAATTAATTAACTTTGCTAGAGAGTTAGATGTGGTTAGAgagctcatgcttatgcaataacaACTTAACCTTAAAGTCTTATCTTAAGCCTTTGTataatccttgtttatttaattgtgtaagtcttgcgagtactttTTGTACTTATCTTACTTTTCTATTAAAActaagttgcaggtgagccgaaAGTTGTGTTCGGTTGATGTGGCCGCAatggtgtccttgagcaagacgcCATTGCTTGTTACCCTTTTAACGATTTACCCGCTGCGTAGTTTATCTTTCGTGAGAGCATGTTGAAACACCAAATTTTAATTTCATATATCTTTCATGTCATTCGTGAGCCCAAGGTTAGTAATGGAAGCTTGAGCCtttaatttcagatttgaacTATCCTTGTCATGAACTTGTAATCCTTAATGTTGAATTCTTGTAATGACTAAAATTGTTCTTTATGGTTCATTGGTGATGTATctattgtaaacggtatgtgtgttcaatcctgggcatgtggcaaatacgtaccgggactaccgaaTTTGCTTTTGTTTTAGGTGATTTGTATTAGTCAAGCGCCTCTAGATGTGGATTAGCATATGGCGTGTCTAAGAGACGGACACGTGATAGCTCTCATCTTAATGGATTGATCAATAATTTCACCTAAATGGAGTGCAAATTGGACGGTTCTTACAGCGAGCGATCAGGTGGCCCAAGGCCAGCCATGGCCATGGGGGAACTCCACGATGTGGAGGGGAGCTGCCCTGGGCCCTGGCTTCATCTTGCTGATGGTCTCCCGCCACATATATAGAGAGGTGGAGAGCGAAAAATCTATTTGTAACGCATATACTGTTACAGTTGATCAGAAGGTATGAGGTACAGCTGTTATTTTGTTGAATACGTATGTACGAATGTACCATATGATAGTAAAATAAATCTCAGCCAATGGTACGTAGaccaatgcaatgcaattgtATTGAGTGGCATTCAACGAGCCGAGCTCGTGGAACACTTGCGCGACTAGGTGAACCTGTGCCTCTGGAAGCATTCAACGAGCTCGTCGACGTACCGCTCCTGCCGGCCACCGTCGTCGCCGACGACCGCCTCCCGCAGCCTCATGGCGTTGCGCGCGAGCGTCttcccctcctcccccaccATCACGCGCCTCACGGCCTCGGCGACGTCGTCCCTGCTGAACCAGCCGTCGTCATCGCGCCGCGCCACCTCCACGCCGACGCCCCGCGCCGCCATCATCCGCGCGATGAGGCCTTGGTCGAGCATGAATGGCAGCATGACCAGCGGGAGGCCGAATCGAAGGCTCTCGGCCACGGAGCCCCAGCCGGAGTGCGTCAGAAACGCGCCTACCGCGGTGTGCGCGAGCACGCGCACCTGCGGCACCCACCCTGCGCACACCACGCCGCGCGGGCGAGTGCGCGCTTCAAACCCGtccggcagcagcggcgtgccagccgcggcggcgcttggcgcCCGGAGCGCCCACAGGAAGCGCGCCCCGGAGAGCTCGAGCCCCACGGCGAGCTCGTGGACGCTCGCCGCCGTCACCGGCGCCTCGCTGCCCAGCGCGACGTACAGGACGCTCCCCGGAGGCTGCTCGTCGAGCCATTGCAAGGCACCGGACcgtgcgacgacggcgccggtgCCGTCGCCATGGCCACCGTCGGTCTCACGCAGACCGTCCTCGGGCAGCAggaggccggcggggaggacggGCTTGCGATTGAGCTCCTGGAGCAATGGGAACACCCGGGGCTGCTCGACCTCGGGGCAGCTGCGCACCACGAGAAGGCGGCAGCGCTCCTCGGTCCGCCACAAGCGCTCGGTGTCGGCGAGGCCGGACGCGTtgagctgggcggcggcggcgaaccagGCAGCCTCGTGGCGGCGCAAGGTGAGGGAAGGTGGGGAGGGGAACCACCTCGGCATGGGCATGAAGTCCTCGACGGTGACGCGGGGATGGCTGACGTTCTGGCGACGTGAGCCGATGTACGCGAGTCCCGTCGCCGTGATGATTTGGAACATCGCGCAAGGAACCTGAAATTAATTGGTAATGTTTATGGCATATATATTGGCATGACTAATATACTTTCGCTATAGTACGCCACACGTAAATTACCCtgcgttccaaattatagattaTAAATTGTTTTGGCAAATTtagttatataatttttttatgtatctagatatagAGTGTGTCTAGATGCATACCAAAAAATTATATGTCTAGATTTACCAAAACTGTCTACAGTTTGAGACGGAGGGTGTAAACATCAACACATCACTAACTCAACGTACAAATTCCAAATCAACACACGGAAAGTGATTTGAAACCAACATTTAAAACAATTTCATTAAATTAAGCTAAAAACTAGTTCTAGGCCGGCTGTAATTTTGCGCGTCCGTACGGCTGCATCTGTGTGTCCACCTTCTACTAGACATAATTCGTATGCGGTGTTGGAAAACTTATCCACTTAGTCAACGTGCCCACAACCACCAGTGCGTTCCTCTCACGTCCCTCTCTCTTCCCGATCCCTGGTCTTTCTGGCCCTTCCTCATCTCTCTCTCCTGGCCCTCCTCGGTCGCCTTGGCAGTTGGCACCTCCTGCGCTGTCCCTCCTCCACCTCatcgcgcctcccctccccgtcGCCCATCCCTTCCGCCGCGGCAGCGACGTGGGGCGTGCACCGTGGTGCGGCGCAACAGTCGGTGTGTGCGagcgaaggaagaagaagatcgtACGGTCCATACGAATCTCAAACAATAAAAACCTATATAGGTTCTCCGATAGTGACGGTCGAAACATGGCATGACGTTTCTGCTGTTCCTCGACTTCCCTCCGTCTCAAAAAAGCAAGTCATTCTAAGAATTTTAGGACAATTTAATAAGAAGGTAAATTGACCATATTTACctttatatattatttatatttggCACTagttgattcttgcatgcacatttATACTTTTTAAATATTGAAAtagattttaaattttaaagtGAATTGTTTTTTTTGGACGGAGGAAGTAGCTATTAAGCAGGGGCACCGGGGCACGGCCCATCTGCCAGCTATtattgttttggtaaatttctCCCCAATCATGCATGCGTTCACCTACCTCCATCGTTAGCGGTCCATCACTTTTGGTCGCTCCTGCTGTCCCCGGTCGCCATTCGTCCAATATCGGCATCTAGCATTGGCTCCCCACCcacctccttttttttttgagcagttAAGGGTAGGTGCTCTGGCTATTCATCAAGTAGAGTGGCAAAAAAACATTTACAGATAACAGACTAAAGAACCACTagaaaaaactatttttcatttggataaattctcacaaatttACTATACACACTATTGAAACGGTGTTTGCCGCTGCAGTTTTACCGTTCTAATTTATGCTGAGTGGAGCTATTTTTGATTTGgataaattctcacaaattaATGGTGAAGATCAAGTTTCACGCCGATTATTCTTGTAGTAATAAAGAATTCCACGCCGATATGTAACTTGATGTACTCACCTGGTGTTGCTCAGCGATGGGGCAGAGCCAGTGGTGCGCGAAGTCGAGCACGACCCAGTCCGGCCTCCTACCGAACCCCGACGCTtgctcccggccgccggcgcaggcggcggcgaggaagtcGGCGAAGGGCGCGGCGAGGCCGTCGAAGGCGGCCTTGAGGAGCTCGACCTTCTCCGGCGACATGTCGGCCGTCGACTCGGCGCCCTCCGGCAGCCCGTCCACCGCCGGCAGCGGCAGGGCAACGGTCCGGACCAGGCCGGACAGGCCCTCTGGCACCGGCGGGAGCCTGGCGACGTTCCTCGGCGTGGAGACGAAGGTGACGGCGTGGCCCCGCGCCGCCAGCCGCCTGGAGAGCTCGAGGAACGGGATGAGGTGGCCGAACGCCAGCCATGGGAACACCACGACGTGGAGAGGATCTGCCGCCATGGCTTCCTCTTGCTGCTGGTCTCCGGCCATTATCGTGGCTTTGCTGTGCCAGTGTGGTGGCAACTGGGGCCTGATAAACACTACATCGACGCCAGAACACGAGGAACTGGCGTGCTATTATTGAATTTGTGCCGACACGCGACACGTCAACTAACCTTGGAATCGCATCGGACGCGTATATGGTTTGTGCTATGCTAATCATTAGCACAACTTTGACTGCTGATTAaaggtattaaatgaagttagtttataaaactaactccactaCCCCTGCGCTActccacgagacgaatctaatgagacatgTGATCGCATGAATAGAGAAttgttactgtagtattactgtagctaattatggattaattatcaTCGTTAGATTCGTTGCgtaaagttacacccatccgtgaagaagttttacaaataaacttcatttagtacttcatgcatgcaaaatTCTCTTGTAGCGCTAGAAGTTGTCACTAATGTGTGGGACTCATGATATTCCACAGTGACATTGAGTCATTGATACGTGGGCACACGTCAGTGACTCAATGTCACGGGAAATGGCATCGTGGAATGTCACTGAATCTCAATCCAATCGCATCGAGCAAAAAGCAAATTTGTGTTAGTTTTCAGTAGTATAGCCCATTTTCGTGTCCCACACTTGTCTCGGCCCAAATTGGTATGAAAAAGGCCCAGGTGCTCTCCACGAGCTCAGGACGAAGCTAAGAAGCCCAATATTTTTATGTTAAGATCAAATACTAAGAGAACGAAGCACACAGGAGTACTTTTGCCTACTTGGCCTCTCTGGCCGGCTGCTAGAATTGCTGTGCCTCTTCAACACTGCACTATTTGATTTACCGTTTCCGGCTGTACTGATTCTGAAACAGAGTTTAACTTGTGTTATGTCAGTGCAAATTTGTTACcgggaaaaaaaaactgaaagaagATGAGCAGTGTTGTATTGTGTGATTGTGGCAGTGGTGTTGTGACATAGCAAATACCGTTTGCAAACGTCAGTACTATCCTGGAAAAGTCTCCTTGAAACTGCTCCGGCCTCCGGGGCAAATCTGGAAGAGCGCGAGCATTTTGTGCAGTGTTATTAAACTCATACCAAATACATCAGCGTACACACTATTATCTTGCAAGACAATTAACCACAGAACTGCAACAACCACCTCTGACAGAACGATGGCAGCATTAAGAGATATGAAGTGTGGCAGACTGGCAGTAGAAACACCGGCAACCAGTTTGGATTCTCATGGCGGTACAGAGCAACCATTCCTGAGAGAAACTCCAGACTGCTCAAGTTACACAGCACAGGCTACAGCTCCTACTTGCTAGTATATGGGATTCTGTATACTGAACCTACATATCTATATTTTGTATAACATAACCTAATAACGACCAAATATACATGCGCAGTGCTACCAAAAACCTTGCTTACCGCCAGCGACGACCTTGGGACAGTAACCTCAATTATCAAGGATCAGCACACGGTGCGCTGCCACTGGAACCTTTGGCACTCATTTGTTGTCTGCTCGCTTCAGATTTCAGGGCGGAATGGGGAGCACATTGGCCTGTCTTTCCTGGTTCATCAGGCGACACACACTGTTGGGAGGACTGTGGCCCTGCACACTTGTGGCTTCCAACTTTATCTGTAACAGAAAGCACGACATTATTGTATCACTGCAGAAAGCAGAACAATGCTGGATAAAACAAGAGCTAATTTTGCTGGCTCGAGTAAGTTGTCAAACACTTTACCCATTAACAAACAAGATTCATATCACTTCATCTGGCCTCTGTGTCCGAACGCTTGATTTAAACACCACAACATCAATTATACTTGGGACCAGTGGCGGATATATGAGACATCTAACTTAATTGTTTCATACCAACACTATATCACTTTTCTAAAGCAGAAAAAGTATAACTGACAAAATCTAGCAGTGAAAGTAAGGTATATCTTGAGTACCTGGAGAGAGACATATACTGTACTGATCCAAGATATCTTTCTTAACCTGTTCAAATTTATACTCTTATTTGATATTAAGAAAACATGGCGACACAGGTTCAGAGAAAGTTTTGTGCAAAAAAGTGGAAGACCTGCCAGCGGTTGTGGATAAACTCAGCTATCTCCCGAACTTTGTTCTTCAGTTGTGTCCTAGAGACACATGGAAATCTCTCATGTAATAGCTCGACCAATTTGCCCATCCCTTGAGAGCATGATGTAACTAGTTTGGCCTGCACAACAGCATGATTTAACAAGAAATCTTACACTTCAGAGAATAGTGCCATCTAAATGTCTCCCAGAAACTTACAAATTCAGGCATGTCTGAATCTGAAATGGATTTGGATGGTACAGGTGTTCTAGGGCTCTTTTTATTTGATTGGCAAAATGTTGTATCTTCCATTATCACTTTAACAACCATAGGCACATCAATGATGGGGCCGCTGGAGTATTTCTTCATACAAAGAGCTTGCAAACAGAGTCTTCTCTCTGCAGGATTTTCTTCAGCTCTCAGCAGGTCAAATTTTCTATGGTCTAGGTTGGATATGACTAAAGGCCTGTCTATCCTGAGAGCATCTTCAGTGGCACTATGAAGAAATTTCTGCTCAACTGTAACCCTAGGGTTGCTCAGCATGCTGCAGGTTTCATCAACTTTGACACATACAGGCTCATATTGCACGCCCtacataaaagaaaagaaagctcTGAAGAAGCAATCATGCAATGACAAGAATAAAGAACAACGTGATTTCACATGACAATTTATTGAGGTGTAATCCTAAACTAGCATTTCCTAAGTTAAAAGTGTTCTAAAGAGCATCCTACAAGACACTAAGAGCAGCATCCTACACATGGAATGAAAACATTTAGCAACTGTCAAATAACTTATTACATGCAAATTCAGAGTCAAGTAATAACCCATGTTTCTGATCATCTGTGGCAACTGTATCGATAGGTTGTTTgagttttctttttatttatcataattagGGGCCCCTATTAGCAATACATATATCGCAAGAATGTTGCCCGCCTATCAAAACAAGTAAATGCAACATGTAATAGAAAGATGAAAATGACATCCTCAGAAGGTTTGGCTATAAGAAAGATATACCTCATCCTCTGAAAGATAATCATTAGGCACTACAAAACTGTTCTCAGTTTCCTCTTCCACATCAATCATGGAATCATCTTCATTCTTAgtcttatcttcttcctcagaATCAGATAATCTTTCACCAGGATCCTCCTGCATCAAGATTATATATACTTGAATTCTTCTCCAAAGCAgataaaatgggaaaaagagaaagtACCTCTTCCCATTCTTCATCACTATCAACATCGTAATTGAGTTCTGGATCCCTCTGAAAGGGTTGCCTTGCACTAACTGTAGAACTGTAGAACCCATCTTATATGAAAGTGCTATATTTTATGCATGGCATGAACAAAAAACCACCAGTTGAATTCAACTATGCTATCCCCTAaggaaaaattttaattttactaAAACAGAAGAAAAATCCATATAGAGAGATCTATGTAATCATACATAATATCTGGAGCATACCTCTTCTTTCTCCAGGTACCATAATATGCTGGCCTAAAGCTTCTATCAAACTGCAAAAGCTTCTTCACGGAAAGAACTGAAGATGATATGCTATTCTGAACTGTTCTAAACGGGATATTTTTCTCATGAGATGGCGTTTTCAGTTCATCAAGAAGTTTGTTGAAATCAAGGCTTCCTGTGCTCTCCTGTGATGACTGCTCTTTTGTTGGAGTCGACATATTATCAGAATGTGCAGTTGCAGATGACTTCTGTAGCTTTAGCTCAGAAAACAACTGAACCTTAGGACTTCTCCTAACACCCCAATGGTGCAATATGTTATGGTGAGAGAGTTTTTGCCATCTAGAAACATGTGCCCTGCATTGTAAAGTCACAATAAAGTTGGCAATCTTCAATGATGCTCACTTGCTCAGCCCCATCAACACATCATTCTAATCATGACTTGCATTTTAACCTTTCTAACTAGAATATAATAAAAATGTTGGGGGCAAAAGTTCATATTGATTGGATATACAATCTTGCAACCTGATTGTATGGTCATTTTTGTGGTTAACATCAAAATATGTTTCGCAGGATTTATTGCCAAATAGCAATCTTATTGTATGCTAGCATATATTAAAACTTCAAACAGATGcagatgcaaaaaaaatataacttaCACCCAGAATTCCTCCACTCTCAAATGATTTACTTGAGATAGTGTACAGTCCATTGCTGATGTAACTGCAATGAAAGGTTCTTCAATAGATCCTGATGATTTTGAACATGTAGTCTTCTCCAAGTGGTGACTACTAGAACTTTCCATGATGCTATTCAGCTTTTTTATGAACAGACATTCCATGAAGTTTGCTTGTTTTTTAGTGGAAGCCTTCCTTTTCAACTCAGCCTCTTCCTTCTCTTTCCTCTTCTTTGCCCTCTCTGCTTCTTCCTGATGCTTCTTTAGCCGCTTATTGCTTCTCTCGATACGTTTTGCTTCCCTCTCAGCTTTTTCTTTCATATGTTTAAGTTCCCTATCCTGTAGTGTCATAAAAGTTATTTATAAAAACAGACACAACAATGATTACAAAACACATATGCTAATTTATTATAAACTTCCCCAATAGGAAACTAGCATCTAACCTGGGTCGCATTACTACAGATATTAAGAAAGTCATTACTATCTATTACAGTACAGCAATATAAATGCAGGGATTACTTTACAACAGCGTTCTTTATTGCAACGACTAATCCAAGCTCAGCACTTCGATCTTTATTGAAAACagtatttaaatgcacaatacagAATCTAATAACTACTGTAGGCATCATGCTTGTGATTGGAAAGTTaccttgcatttttttttggtgaAAAGCCAGCACCAAAGCAATGGTAAACCAATGTTCCAGCTATTATCTACAATTTTAACTTGTAATGTACAAGCTGAAATCTTTCAGAAGTTCACTTAATCGTTTCACTGGTtctaatattttattttaaacaTCTAATACTAGTATACTACTATAAATGAAAATGATCAGATATACTTCCAGTACTAGATCCTTAAAGATGCAACTTACAATGAGGCAAAATTCACGTACGAAAGGACAAAGAAATAGAAACAAAAGTTTTAACGTCAAATGAGATAAGAAATAAATAAGCATGTTTTAATCAATTTTCAGTAAGACCCAACCAGTTTCCAATCACGTCTCAGCTTCAAAATGATCTCCATCAAATTTTAAGCCACCAGATAATAAGAATCAGCCGATACAAATGTTTGAAATACCACTAAGCATTACAAGCTATTTTAGGCAAAAGTACTATTTCAATGGAAGAAAACCATGGCCTATGTAAACCAGTAATATAGCACCATCAGATAT
This portion of the Panicum virgatum strain AP13 chromosome 2N, P.virgatum_v5, whole genome shotgun sequence genome encodes:
- the LOC120659817 gene encoding putative UDP-rhamnose:rhamnosyltransferase 1; the encoded protein is MAGDQQQEEAMAADPLHVVVFPWLAFGHLIPFLELSRRLAARGHAVTFVSTPRNVARLPPVPEGLSGLVRTVALPLPAVDGLPEGAESTADMSPEKVELLKAAFDGLAAPFADFLAAACAGGREQASGFGRRPDWVVLDFAHHWLCPIAEQHQVPCAMFQIITATGLAYIGSRRQNVSHPRVTVEDFMPMPRWFPSPPSLTLRRHEAAWFAAAAQLNASGLADTERLWRTEERCRLLVVRSCPEVEQPRVFPLLQELNRKPVLPAGLLLPEDGLRETDGGHGDGTGAVVARSGALQWLDEQPPGSVLYVALGSEAPVTAASVHELAVGLELSGARFLWALRAPSAAAAGTPLLPDGFEARTRPRGVVCAGWVPQVRVLAHTAVGAFLTHSGWGSVAESLRFGLPLVMLPFMLDQGLIARMMAARGVGVEVARRDDDGWFSRDDVAEAVRRVMVGEEGKTLARNAMRLREAVVGDDGGRQERYVDELVECFQRHRFT
- the LOC120659816 gene encoding chromatin assembly factor 1 subunit FSM-like isoform X1 is translated as MDGDEAKESALDCASSAATAMCPDASCEHESTESAMKQQKRKRAFSQVDVVDKESVSAEWQRALDALYEYYKEVSGHHVKPEEFACLTGDSIIACLLEESSLPCAKLTDKIYKRFKLQDGVTVSSVRNSVLHIGKRSSYGICAIDVDELEDESDSSLWCWETQDLALLPSHLRNGLSIRRTARKLIHERILALSGKLAAKDAPTTHSKEDSHSVNAVEVPNLDEICSFIEKSKQKNDADITKMHSKAKAQELQATRKAMKEHQMMARQIEKEEKKKDRELKHMKEKAEREAKRIERSNKRLKKHQEEAERAKKRKEKEEAELKRKASTKKQANFMECLFIKKLNSIMESSSSHHLEKTTCSKSSGSIEEPFIAVTSAMDCTLSQVNHLRVEEFWVAHVSRWQKLSHHNILHHWGVRRSPKVQLFSELKLQKSSATAHSDNMSTPTKEQSSQESTGSLDFNKLLDELKTPSHEKNIPFRTVQNSISSSVLSVKKLLQFDRSFRPAYYGTWRKKSSTVSARQPFQRDPELNYDVDSDEEWEEEDPGERLSDSEEEDKTKNEDDSMIDVEEETENSFVVPNDYLSEDEGVQYEPVCVKVDETCSMLSNPRVTVEQKFLHSATEDALRIDRPLVISNLDHRKFDLLRAEENPAERRLCLQALCMKKYSSGPIIDVPMVVKVIMEDTTFCQSNKKSPRTPVPSKSISDSDMPEFAKLVTSCSQGMGKLVELLHERFPCVSRTQLKNKVREIAEFIHNRWQVKKDILDQYSICLSPDKVGSHKCAGPQSSQQCVSPDEPGKTGQCAPHSALKSEASRQQMSAKGSSGSAPCADP
- the LOC120659816 gene encoding chromatin assembly factor 1 subunit FSM-like isoform X2, producing MDGDEAKESALDCASSAATAMCPDASCEHESTESAMKQQKRKRAFSQVDVVDKESVSAEWQRALDALYEYYKEVSGHHVKPEEFACLTGDSIIACLLEESSLPCAKLTDKIYKRFKLQDGVTVSSVRNSVLHIGKRSSYGICAIDVDELEDESDSSLWCWETQDLALLPSHLRNGLSIRRTARKLIHERILALSGKLAAKDAPTTHSKEDSHSVNAVEVPNLDEICSFIEKSKQKNDADITKMHSKAKAQELQATRKAMKEHQMMARQIEKEEKKKDRELKHMKEKAEREAKRIERSNKRLKKHQEEAERAKKRKEKEEAELKRKASTKKQANFMECLFIKKLNSIMESSSSHHLEKTTCSKSSGSIEEPFIAVTSAMDCTLSQVNHLRVEEFWVAHVSRWQKLSHHNILHHWGVRRSPKVQLFSELKLQKSSATAHSDNMSTPTKEQSSQESTGSLDFNKLLDELKTPSHEKNIPFRTVQNSISSSVLSVKKLLQFDRSFRPAYYGTWRKKSSTVSARQPFQRDPELNYDVDSDEEWEEEDPGERLSDSEEEDKTKNEDDSMIDVEEETENSFVVPNDYLSEDEGVQYEPVCVKVDETCSMLSNPRVTVEQKFLHSATEDALRIDRPLVISNLDHRKFDLLRAEENPAERRLCLQALCMKKYSSGPIIDVPMVVKVIMEDTTFCQSNKKSPRTPVPSKSISDSDMPEFAKLVTSCSQGMGKLVELLHERFPCVSRTQLKNKVREIAEFIHNRWQIKLEATSVQGHSPPNSVCRLMNQERQANVLPIPP